From Nicotiana tabacum cultivar K326 chromosome 20, ASM71507v2, whole genome shotgun sequence, one genomic window encodes:
- the LOC142174448 gene encoding uncharacterized protein LOC142174448 — protein MRKRIVETVAKYLPSFQHQLFAVLTNDIPSSSSDGVSSQPTTRRRVTDDSEPRDWVVDIIDERQVIKSIRLKVQDVHNLENGSRIIVECDEFAQPIGKSAGLLAGFLGQLATNPRYFPIGSVSSKLTYIIFVKSRFFFMCDPQKERIEEIRRQRPKTLAEISPNDALGVVFGLEHPGCVRGLGMGAVPTLVFKQTSRRGGCSYMGAASTSAPPPQWVQEMANMRLQLNALTSLFQMKIENIPEEFAHLFPPPSQTPNLGDGVPSPTGPRRSFDGSNYENGSNNN, from the exons ATGCGAAAAAGGATTGTCGAAACAGTTGCTAAATATCTTCCTTCTTTTCAGCATCAGCTATTTGCAGTCTTAACA AATGAcattccatcttcatcatctgatgGAGTCTCTTCACAACCAACTACACGTAGACGTGTTACAGATGACTCAGAGCCTCGTGATTGGGTTGTCGATATTATAG ATGAACGTCAAGTGATAAAATCTATTAGGTTGAAGGTTCAGGATGTCCATAACTTGGAGAATGGATCGCGTATAATTGTAGAATGTGATGAGTTTGCGCAACCTATTGGAAAATCAGCCGGCCTTCTTGCAGGATTTTTGGGGCAGCTTGCTACAAATCCTCGATACTTTCCTATTGG TTCTGTCAGTAGTAAACTAACATATATTATTTTTGTGAAGTCTCGGTTTTTCTTTATGTGTGATCCGCAAAAG gaaagaattgaagaaattcgAAGACAAAGACCAAAAACTCTGGCAGAAATTTCACCGAATGACGCGCTTGGTGTAGTCTTTGGTCTTGAGCACCCTGGCTGTGTTCGAGGCTTAGGCATGGGTGCAGTTCCAACTTTAGTATTCAAGCAAACATCAAGAAGAGGTGGTTGTTCTTATATGGGCGCAGCTAGCACTAGTGCTCCACCTCCACAATGGGTGCAAGAGATGGCAAATATGAGATTACAATTAAATGCGCTAACAAGCTTATTTCAAATGAAAATAGAAAATATTCCCGAGGAGTTTGCTCACTTATTTCCGCCTCCTTCACAG ACACCCAATCTAGGAGATGGCGTTCCGTCACCAACTGGGCCAAGAAGATCCTTTGACGGAAGTAACTATGAAaatggatcaaacaacaattaa